A section of the Rhizobium sp. Pop5 genome encodes:
- a CDS encoding helix-turn-helix domain-containing protein, producing the protein MPTPHTPPAAVRRALRKLGADIHDARRRRKLPMAVVAERAFTSRSTLQRVEAGDTNVSIGIYAGVLQALGLLDGLSQVADLSNDSVGQALASADLPKHIHLKRPSGSSRDG; encoded by the coding sequence ATGCCTACTCCACATACCCCTCCCGCGGCCGTGCGCCGCGCCCTGCGGAAGCTCGGCGCGGATATCCACGACGCCCGCCGCCGTCGCAAGCTGCCTATGGCGGTCGTGGCGGAGCGTGCTTTCACATCCCGGTCGACCCTACAAAGGGTCGAAGCCGGCGACACCAATGTCAGCATAGGCATCTATGCCGGCGTGCTGCAGGCCCTCGGCCTGCTCGACGGCCTGAGCCAGGTCGCCGACCTCAGCAACGACAGCGTCGGACAGGCGTTGGCCAGCGCCGATCTGCCCAAGCACATTCATCTCAAGCGGCCATCCGGATCGTCCCGCGATGGCTGA